The following DNA comes from Passer domesticus isolate bPasDom1 unplaced genomic scaffold, bPasDom1.hap1 HAP1_SCAFFOLD_188, whole genome shotgun sequence.
CGTCCCCAGGGGGtttattttgggtttatttggggtttattttggggGTCCCACCTTTGGAGCCGtgctgggggtccccagggcaggattttgggtttatttttggggtttttaggggtttattttggggttcccaCCTTTGGAGCCGTGCTGGGGCGTGCCCAGCAGCTCGCAGCGCTCGAAGCCCACCTCGGCCGAGGTCAGGTACGCCGGGAACTGCTCCGGCCGCAGGCGGATCCGCTGGTAGTTCCGGTACGTCGTCTCCTGCGGGGAGCAACGGGTTAAAAACGGCccgaaaaacagaaaaaacaccccaaaaaacacagATAACACCCTGAAATCAGCCACGTCGTCTCCTGCGGGGAGCAAGGGGTTAAAAACGCACGCTAAAACAGAGATCACACCCCAAAATTCagggatttcaccccaaaattcagagATTCCACCCCCATATCCAGAAATAGCACCCCCAAATAACCTACATCAGGTCCTCGGGGGAGGAAACGgttaaaaacacacaaaaaatacagacaacaccccaaaacccagagATCCCACCCTAAAATCACTGCCTTGGACCCCAAAACCAGacaacaccccaaaacccagagATCCCACCCTAAAATCACTGCCTTGGACCCCAAAACAGaccagaccccaaaacccagagATCCCACCCTAAAATAACTCACGTTGGTTCCTGACAGACACAGGATCACAAACTGCCGCAAAACACAGAGGTTCCACCCCAAAATGGACCCGgaggaccccaaaatcctgagaGAACCCCCAGGGCTGCGGCTGCATGGCCgagaccccccaggacccccagtgacccccagtgacccccccaggacccccagtgACCCCCAGTGACACCCCTAGACCCCTCAAtgacacccccagacccctcaatgacacccccagaccccccaaacccctcagtgacacccccagaccccctttaggacacccccagaccccccagtgacacccccaggacccccaaaccccccagtgacccccccaggacccctcagtgacacccccagacccctcagtgaccccccaggacccccagacccctgtaggacacccccagacccctcagtgacccccccaaacccctcagtgacacccccaggacccccagaccccccagtgacacccccagacccctgtaggacacccccagacccctcagtgacccccccaggacccccagtgACATCCCCAGACCCCTCAAtgacacccccagacccctgtaggacacccccaaaccccgcAGTgacacccccaggacccccaaaccctgctCAAACCCCTCAGtgacacccccagacccccccagacccctcagtGACACCCCCAGTGACACCCCCAGACTCACGGTGAGGCCCTTGCGCTTGCGGTAGGACTCCCAGGGCTgcggctccagcagcagcagcccccagtgacacccccaggacccccagacccctcagtGACCCCTCAATgagccccccaaagcccccagacTCACGGTGAGGCCCTTGCGCTTGCGGTAGGACTCCCAGGGCTgcggctccagcagcagcagccccccagaacccccctataacacccccagacccctgtaggacccccccagacccctccccagagcccccagactCACGGTGAGGCCCTTGCGCTTGCGGTAGGACTCCCAGGGCTgcggctccagcagcagcagccccccgGGCCGCAGGTGGCGGAAGGCCCTCCTGAAGAGCCTCTTGAGCCCCTCGTCGCCCCAGTTGAGCTGCACCCACTTGGTCAgcgacagcagcagcaccacgtCGAACTCGGGCCGCTGCGCGCCCACCGCCTCCTCGCGCTCCGGCACGTAGTTCCCCTGCGGAGGGCACGCTGAGACCCCGGGTGGGACCCCCAAAGGGGCTGGGACCCCTGGggcggggctgggacccccaaaggggctggggctgggggagggcaCGCTGAGACCCCGGGTGGGCTGGgacccctggggctgggacccccaaaggGGCAGGGACCcccatggggacaggggctgggacccccaaaggGGCTGGGACCCCTGGGGAGGGCACGCTGAGAccccccgggctgggctgggacccccggggctgggggtgagACCCCCCATGGGGaaaggggctgggctgggggccccggggctgggctgagacccccggggctgggctgggacccccatggggacaggggctgggacccccgaggggctgggggctgagacccccagggctgggctgggacccccatggggacaggggctgggacccccgaggggctgggggctgagacccccagggctgggctgggacccccggggggctgggaggggctgggggacaggggctgagacccccggggctgggacccccggagggacaggggctgagacccccggggctgggctgggacccccatggggacaggggctgggacccccgagggggctgggggagggcaCGCTGAGacccccaggctgggctgggacccccggggctggggctgagacCCCTGAGGGACTGGGACCCCcacaggggcaggggctgggacccctgaggggctgggggggggctgggaccccaaaaggggtttggggtgcaggcTGAGAcccccagaggagctgggaccCCCCAAGGAGGTTTGAGGGTTGaggggcagggtcagggcaCAGCTGAGACTCCCCAAAGGAGATTGGGAGGGGGCTGACACCCCCAGAGGGGAttggggcaggggctgagacccccagagaagctgggggtGTCTGACGGGGTGAGGAGACCCCCCTGAAgggtttttgggggtggggggcacACGCTGAGCCCCCCTCGGGggtcctgggggcccggagcTGCCCCCCACAGACCCCAAGGGTGGCGCCAGGGGGTCCCACAGCGCTCCCACCTCCCCAAACCCACCCTAAGCTCTGCCCAGGCCCCTtttaacccccccaaaacccacccaaaactCTCTCCAAGATTCTTTTACCCCCACCTAGACCCCCCAAAACTCTGCCCAAACCCCTTTCAACTCCATCAAGACCCCCGAAACGCTGCCCAGACTCTTTCTAGCCCCACTGAGACCCCCAAAACTCTGCCCAGGTCCCTTTTAGCCCCATTGAGATCCCCCAAAACTCTAAAACCCCTTCAGCACCATCAAAACACCCAAACTCTGCCCGAGCTCCTtttaaccccccaaaacccaaccaaaactcCAAGACCTTTTTAGCCCCACCAAGACCCCACAAAACTTCCTCCACACCCCTTTTAGCCCCACTgacacccccaaaatccacctaAAACTCTCTCCAGGCCCCTTTCAGCCCCACTGAGACCCCCAAAACTCTGCCCAGATCCCTTTTAACCCCCAcaagacccccaaaacccaccctgaACTCTCCCCAAGCTCTCTTTACCCACACCTAGACCCCCCAGACTCCGCAAAAGCTCCTTCCACCCCCACCAACACCCCCCAAAACTCTGCCTGAGCCCCTTCTAGCCCCACTGAGACCCCCCCAAAACTCTGCCCAGACCCCTTTTAGAACAACCAAAACGCCCCAGAACCCTTCCAGGCTCCTTTTACTCCCACTGAGACCCCCAAAGCTCCCTCCAAACCCCTTTTAGCCCCActgagacccccaaaacccaccttAAACTCTCTCCAAACTCCTTTTagccccccaaaaccctgcCCAGACCACTTCTACCCCCACCAAcaccccccaaaaccctgccTAAACCCCTTCTAGCCCCATTGAGACACCCTAAACTCTGCCCAGGGCCCTTTTACCCCCActgagacccccaaaaccctgcCCAAACCCCTTCTAGCCCCATTGAGACACCCTAAACTCTGCCCAGCACCCTTTTACCCCCACCtagaccccccaaaaccctgccTAAACCCCTTCTAGCCCCATTGAGACACCCTAAACTCTGCCCAGCGCCCTTTTACCCCCACCTAGACCCCCAAACCTCCCTCCAAACCCCTTTTAGCCCCACTtccacccccaaaacccaccctaAACTCTCTCCAAGATCCTTtcagccccccaaaaccctgcCCAGACCACTTCTACCCCCACCAAcaccccccaaaaccctgccTAAACCCCTTCTAGCCCCATTGCGACACCCTAGACTCTGCCCAGCGCCCTTTTACCCCCACCTagaccccccaaacccacctccAAACCCCTTTTAGCCCCActgagacccccaaaacccaccctaAACTCTCTCCAACCTCCTTtcagccccccaaaaccctgcCCTGACTCCTTCTACTCCCACCAAcaccccccaaaaccctgccTAAACCCCTTCTAGCCCCATTGAGACACCCTAAACTCTACCCAACACCCTTTTACCCCCACCTagaccccccaaacctccctcCAAACCCCTTTTAGCCCCActgagacccccaaaacccaccctaAACTCTCTCCAAGCTCCTTTCCGCCCCCCAAAACTCTGCCCAGCGCCCTTTTACCCCCACCTagaccccccaaacctccctcCAAACCCTTTTTAGCCCCActgagacccccaaaacccaccctaAACTCTCTCCAAGCTCCTTtcagccccccaaaaccctgcCCAGACCACTTCTAGCCCCATTGCAACACCCTAAACTCTGCCCAGCGCCCTTTTACCCCCACCTAGACCCCCCAAACTCCACACAAGCCCCTTCCACCCCCACCtagacccccccaaaaccctaCCAAGACCCCTTTCAACCCCactaaaaccccccaaaccctcctccAGCCCCGTTTCCCGCCCCGAACCCCCCGTTTCCCCTCCCTCACCGTGACGAACACCACGTTGTGCGGGAACTCGGCGGCGCCGGGCCCGTCGGGCGGCAGCTGCGGCGCGGCGATGGGGCCGCGGCTGGCCAGCAGGGCGGCCGGGAAGCCCTTCCTGGCCTCGCCGTCGGCCGCCAGCCCCTCGGACAGGTAGTGGCGGATGTTCTGGCGCGCCGAGCGGATCAGGCGCCCGTCAATGTCCAGCCCCACCACGCGGGCGGGCGCCCAGCGCTTGGCGATGCTCAGCGTCAGGTGGCCCACGTTGCAGCCCACGTCCAGCACCTCCTTGCCCGCGAACCACTCGggccgcagcgcccgcagccgCGCGTCCTCCACGTCGGGGTTGCGGTACCCGTAGTACTTGCAGTAATTCCCGTACTGGAACTTGCGCGCCTGCCGCCGCGGCCGCTGCGCCGCCTTCCCGCCCGCTTTACcggaggaaggaggaggaggaggaggaggcggccgAGGCGCCTCGGATTTGCTGCAAGTCCGTCGGCGCTTGCGGTGGCGgccgggcgcgggcagcgcggcggggcacggcggggcgggggcggcggcggagggCTCGGCGGGCGGCGCGCTCTCCTCGCCGCTGCCGGTACCGGAGGCGGCGCCGGCGGTACCGGAGGCGCTGTTGGCGGTGGCGGCGCGCTGCTGGCCGCGGtggcggtgccggcggcgggcgcTCTTGGCGGGCGAGGCCAGGCGCAGCGCCTCGCCGGGCGCGTTCAGGCTCAGCGGGTCCGTGATGTCCCGCGGCACCAGGATCTCCACCGGGTCGCGGCCGCGCTGCGGCAGCGGCGAGGACTGCGGCGTGCGCGCGTTCAGGGCGCGGCTCACCTCCTCGTCCAGCAGGCTGTTGAGGTTCAGCGGGTCGAAGATGTTCCCGCCGAGCAGGAACTCCGACGGCAGCACCGGGCCGCACTCCGAGGCCGCGCGGCGCCGCCGCTTCCACGCCGGCTGCTTGGCGCCGCAGCTGCTGCGCCGcttcccgccgccgccgccgcccgcggcgCGGAGGCCGttgcggggccgcgggggctcggcggggcccggcggggcggcggcggcggcggcggcgggaggaggcggcggcggcggcggcaccaGGAAGGCCTCAGGCGCCGCCGCCAtggcggcccggcccgcgcctGCGCGCtgcgccgcgccgcccccgcgcaTGCGCCGCCGGAGGAGCGGAGGGGGGGAGCCGCGCGCGCGGGGCGTCCGcgcccgccgcctcccgcccgcGATGGCAGCGCCGcgccggcccggcggggcttATATAGGGGAAGGGCGGGGCCGCGCGAGGGCACGCCCGCCTGGAGGGGAGGGGCGGCAGGGCTCGGCCAATAGGAGAGGGTACGCAGCGCGCGGCGGCCAATCGGGAGAGTGGGCGCGCgcggagagagagagagggggccTCGGAGCGCGGGGCGTCCGCGGAGAGTGCCTGCGCGGAGGGCGCGGGAGAACGGCGTTGcgggggaagggcaggaggcaCCGGGGGGATCCCGCTGAAGGCCCGGGGTGGGCAACGGCGAGCGGCGGCGAGGCGCGGCCGGAAGGCGGAGCAGGCGGGGTTGTGGCCGCCCCGCGCGGGGGGAGGCCTCGCGGCGCGCGCGGGGGCTGCCGGCAGTTGGAGTCCGTGAGGGGCGCTGCGCGTGCGCAGTGCGGGCGCCTTATCCCCGCGCGCACaaccccctcctcctcctcctcccccccccccaccaccgTCCCGTTCCAGCGCCGGTCTCTCCTCCGCCCTTCGGCCGGGTACTCACGTCACCGCTCCGGCCCCTGACGTCACCGAACCGGttctcccctcccccccccccgtTGCCCGCCCGGTAACGGAGAGCGAGCGCGCGGGGCTCTCGCGAGAACGCCGCGCAgttcccgccgccgccgccgcgttCTCGCGAGACCCGCGCGGGCTGTCCCGCCCCCTCCGCCCCGGCACGTGCCGCCGCGCATGCgcagcgccgcccgccccggcacgtgccgcccccccccccccctcacGATTTTTGAGGCGAAATCCGCCGGGATCGGTGAAAAACCCCCCAAGGAACCGTCCCCCAACCGTCCCCGCCGCCTCCGAGCCGCGCAGAGCCGGTTCCAGGTGGGTTGTGCGGGTTTTAATGGATTCCTGCCCGATTTTCCCTCAGATCCCCTCAGGTTCCCCTCAGACCCCTCAGGCGCCCTCAGGATCCCTCAGGGACCCCAAGATCCCCTCAGGGACCCTCAGGATCCCTCAGATCCCCTCAGGACCCCTCAGGATCCCTCAGAGACCCACAGGATCCCTCGGGGATCTTCAGGTTCCCCTCAGATCTGCTCAGGATCCTTTCGGCTCCCTCAGGATCCCTCAGATCCCTTCAGGTTCTTTCAGGCTCTCTCAGTTCCCCTCAGGTTCCCCTTAGGATTTCTCAGGATACCTCAGGGCCCCTCAGGATTCCTCAGGGACCCTCAGTTCCCCTCAGTTCCCCTCAGGAACCCCAAGATCCCCTCAGGACCCCTCAGGATCCCTCGGTTCCCCTCAGGGACCCTCAGGTTCCCTCAGGCTCCCTCATTCCCCTCAGGTTCCCCTTAGAATTTCTCAGGACCCCTCAGGATCCCTCAGGGACCCCAGGATCCCTCAGGGACCCCAGGATCCCCTCAGTTCCCCTCAGGACCCCTCAGTTCCCTCAGGACCCCTCAGTTCCCTCAGGACCCTCAGGATCCTCAGGAACCCCAAGATCCCCTCAGTTCCCTCAGTTCCCCTCAGTTCCCCTCAGGGACGCTCAGGGGCACTTGCGCTCCACGCACTGCTTCCCGCCCTCCTCGTACTCCTGCTTGGAGATCCACATCTGCTGGAAGGTTCCCTGCGGGCGGTTTTGGGGCCGTTTGGAGGGGTTCGGGGGGTCCCGGCTGGGGTCCCCCGGAGCCCCGGACTCACGAGCGAGGCCAGGATGGAGCCCCCGATCCAGGGGCTGAAGCGGCGCTCCATGGTGCTGTTGCTGGCGATGAGCTTGAGGCGCATGCTCTGGGAGAGGGGcgtcactgggagcactgggaggcgCTGGGGGCAACTGGGAGCTACTGGGGGAcggctgggagcactggggaatGGCTGGGGGCAACTGGGGGCCACTGGGGAACGGCTGTGGGCAACTGGGGAACGGCTGGGGGCAACTGGGGAACGGCTACAAACCACTTGGGCAACTGGGGAATGGTTGTGGGCAACTGGGGGTAACTGGGGAACGGCTGGGGGGCAACTGGGAATGGCTGTGGGCAACTGGGGGCAACTGGGAATGGCTGTGAGCAACTGGGAGCTACTGGGGAATGGCTACGAACCACTGGGACAACTGGGGAATGTCTATGAGCAACTGGGAATGGCTGGGGGCAACTGGGGAATGGCTGGGGGCAACTGGGGGCAACTGGGGAACGGCTGGGGGCAACTGGGGAATGGCTGTGAGCAACTGGGAATGGCTGTGGGCAACTGGGGGCAACTGGGGAATGGCTGTGAGCAACTGGGAGCTACTGGGAATGGCTACGAACCACTGGGGCAACTGGGGAATGTCTATGAGCAACTGGGGAATGGCTGGGGGCAACTGGGGAATGGCTGGGGGCAACTGGGGGCAACTGGGGAACGGCTGGGGGCAACTGGGGAATGGCTGTGAGCAACTGGGAATGGCTGTGGGCAACTGGGGCAACTGGGGAATGGCTGTGAGCAACTGGGAGCTACTGGGGAATGGCTACGAACCACTGGGGCAACTGGGGAATGTCTATGAGCAACTGGGGAATGGCTGGGGGCAACTGGGGAATGGCTATGAGCAACTGGGGAATGGCTGGGGGCAACTGGGGAATGGCTGGGGGCAACTGGGGGCAACTGGGAACGGCTGGGGGCAACTGGGGAATGGCTGTGAGCAACTGGGAATGGCTGTGGCAACTGGGGCAACTGGGGAATGGCTGTGAGCAACTGGGAGCTACTGGGGAATGGCTACGAACCACTGGGGCAACTGGGGAATGTCTATGAGCAACTGGGAATGGCTGGGGGCAACTGGGGAATGGCTGGGGGCAACTGGGAGCTACTGGGGAACAGCTGTGAGTTACTGGGGGCAACTGGGGAATGGCTGGGGGCAACTGGGGAATGTCTATGAGCAACTGGGGGCAACTGGGAGCCACTGGGGGGACAGCTATAAAGCACTGTAGgcaactgggagtgactggtgATAACTGGGAGAAGCTCTGAGGCCCGGTCTGGGTCCCTCAGAagggtttggggtccccccaTCCCAAATTGTGGGGGTCCCTCAGGGGAGAGAATTTGGGGCCGCCCACTCCCAAATTGTGGGGGTTCCtcacaggggggtttggggtcccctTCCCAGCCCGGGGGTCCCACCCCGGGGGTCTCACagtgggggtttggggtctctcacaggaggggtttggggtcccttcCCCATCTTGGGGGTCCCAGCCCGGGGGTCTCTCACAGGGGAGTTTGGGGTCCCTcacagtggggtttggggtcccttcCCCACCCCGGGGGTCCCACCCCGGGGGTCTCACCGGGGGCGTTTTCTGCGCCAGCTCGCGGTTCAGGCGGTCGGTGAAGCCCTGCAGCAGCGTGTTCCCTCCGGTGACAATGACGCTGCCATAGAGCCCCTGATGGGGGGAGGGaccagggggatgtgaggggggGTCCTGCCGCCCCCAGCGCCCCGGTTCGGGGGTCCCTGCCGCCCCCAGACCCACCGGCCGGATGTCGATGTCGCACATGCCGATGCTGGTGGTGACCAC
Coding sequences within:
- the MEPCE gene encoding 7SK snRNA methylphosphate capping enzyme; protein product: MRGGGAAQRAGAGRAAMAAAPEAFLVPPPPPPPPAAAAAAAPPGPAEPPRPRNGLRAAGGGGGGKRRSSCGAKQPAWKRRRRAASECGPVLPSEFLLGGNIFDPLNLNSLLDEEVSRALNARTPQSSPLPQRGRDPVEILVPRDITDPLSLNAPGEALRLASPAKSARRRHRHRGQQRAATANSASGTAGAASGTGSGEESAPPAEPSAAAPAPPCPAALPAPGRHRKRRRTCSKSEAPRPPPPPPPPSSGKAGGKAAQRPRRQARKFQYGNYCKYYGYRNPDVEDARLRALRPEWFAGKEVLDVGCNVGHLTLSIAKRWAPARVVGLDIDGRLIRSARQNIRHYLSEGLAADGEARKGFPAALLASRGPIAAPQLPPDGPGAAEFPHNVVFVTGNYVPEREEAVGAQRPEFDVVLLLSLTKWVQLNWGDEGLKRLFRRAFRHLRPGGLLLLEPQPWESYRKRKGLTETTYRNYQRIRLRPEQFPAYLTSAEVGFERCELLGTPQHGSKGFQRPIYLFHKGRGDAPLSPPKLPQNPPLSPPGPGEGPAPPPPLPNGGRGAVCPPPPPFSGCPSPPRFALSGGAPIKEVIGQSWGVFWGGGAFIGGILG